The sequence TGGCGCCGAGCCTGAACCTGGGCTACTCCTCCGGCTCGATCGACGGCCGGACCTCGAACACCAACAACCAGAGCTCCTGGGTCGGTGACGGCTTCGACCTCACCACCGGTTCGATCGAGCGTCGCTACAAGCCCTGCGCTGACGACGGCGAGAAGAAGAACGCGGACGGCAATCGTCCCGGAGACCTCTGCTGGGACTACGACAACGCCTTCCTGTCGTTCAACGGCAAGGGCGGCGAACTCGTCCCGACGGGTACGGACTCCTTCAAGCTCCAGCAGGACGACGGCACCCGTATCGACCGCCTGCGGGACACGGCGCGCGGGAACGGCGACGCGGACGGCGAGTACTGGCGGGTGACGACCCCGGACGGCACGCGCTACTACTACGGCTACAACCGTCTCCCCGGTTACGCCTCGGGCAACGAGGCCACGAATTCCGTGTGGACCGTGCCGGTCTTCGGCAACAACACCGGCGAGCCCTGCCACAAGGACGACTTCGCCTCCTCGTACTGCGAGCAGGGCTGGCGCTGGAACCTCGACTACGTCGTCGACACGCACGGCAACGCGATGACGTACCACTACACGAAGGAGAGCAACAGCTACGGCCGCAACCTCAAGGCCGAGGACGACACCACGTACACGCGGGGCGGTTACCTCGACCGGATCGACTACGGGCTGAAGTCCGACAAGATCTACGGCGCCAAGCCCCTCGCGCAGGTCGTCCTCTCGAATGCGGAGCGCTGCCTGCCCGAGTCCGGTGTGACCTGCGAGGCGTCCACGATCAAGGACAAGTCCACGTACTGGTACGACACCCCGTGGGACCTCAACTGCGACGCGGGCAGCAAGTGCGACGAGGGCCGGCTGTCCCCGTCGTTCTGGACCCGTAAACGGCTGACCGGCATCACCACCCAGGTCCTCAAGGCCGATGGCACGTACGGCAAGGTGGACAGCTGGGCGCTGAACCACAAGTGGGGCATGGCCGACACCGACTACCAGCTCCTGCTCGACAGCATCCAGCACACCGGCCAGGCCGCGAGCCCTGCCATCACCCTGCCGAAGACCACCTTCGCGTACACGCAGCTGGCCAACCGGCTCGACAAGACGGGCGACGGCTACGCGCCCTTCATCAAGTCCCGCCTCTCCACGATCGACGGAGAGACCGGGAGCCAGGTGGACGTCGCCTACTCCGAGCCGGCCTGCGATGCTTCGGCGCTGCCGAAGCCGGAGTCGAACACCACGCGCTGTTACCCGGTCTACCTGAACCAGGACCCGGACGCGACGACCACCGAGGTGCAGTGGTTCAACAAGTACGTCACCACCCAGGTGACCGCCTCCGACCGCACCGGTGGCGCGGCGGACATGATCACGCGCTACGAGTACATGGGGCCCGCGGCCTGGCACTACAACGACTCCGACGGGCTGACCCGGAAGAAGTACCGCACCTGGGACCAGTGGCGGGGCTACGGCCAGACCCGCGTCCTCACCGGTGGCAGCGACGGCATGAAGTCCCAGCAGGACACGTACTTCCTGCGGGGCATGGACGGTGACCGCAAGGACACCACCGGCGGCACCAAGAGCGTCAGCGTCTCGCTCGGCAGTGGCGAGGGCGACCCGATCACCGACCTCGCGCCGTACGCGGGTTACACCTACAAGACGGTGACGTACGACCAGCCCGGCGGGAAGATCCTTGCCAAGACGGTCAGCCTGCCGTGGCAGTACGAGACGGCGAAGAAGGTGCGCGACTGGGGGGCCGTCACCTCGAACTTCAGCGGCGCGGCACAGAGCATGAGCTGGACGTCTCTGGACGACGGTGCGGGTGCAAAGTGGCGCACGACGAAGACCGAGACCATCTATGACACCGTCGCCGGGCGCGCCATCAAGGTCAACGACCTCGGTGACACCGGTACGGCCGACGACGACGCTTGCACGCTGACGACGTACGCCGACAACAAGACCGACAACATCCTCAGCCTCCCGTCCCGGGTGGAGACCCTGTCGAAGGCGTGCGGGGCGTCCGTCGACCGCGCGAAGGACGTGGTCTCGGACGTACGCACCGCCTATGACGGCGGCGCCTACGGGGCCGCGCCGACGAAGGGTGACGCGACCCGGGCGGCGGCGCTGAAGTCGTACGCCGGGACGAAGGCGACCTATCTCGAGGGCGAAACGACCTACGACGGCTACGGCCGGACGCTCACCACGACGGACCTGTCCGCGAACGTCACCGTGGACGGTGACGCGGCGCCGGCCCGTTCGACGCGGACCGACGGGCGGACGACGACGACCGCTTACACCCCCGCGACCGGCTTCCCGACGCAGGTGAAGACGACCACGCCGCCGGCCAAGGCGGGAACAGCTACGTCGAGCCTGACCACGAGCCAGACGCTGGAAACCCTTCGCGGCCTCCCGGTGAAGGCGACGGACGCGAACGGGAACGACACGGTCACGTCCTACGACGCGCTGGGCCGGGCGAGCAAGGTGTGGCTGGCCGACCGGCAGACCACCGACCTGCCGAGCTACGAGTACACGTACTTCATCAAGGAGGGGGCGCCCTCGGCGGTCGGCACCCGCACGATCGGGAACAACGACGCACAGACCCGCTACAGCTACACGCTCTACGACGGCATGCTGCGCGCACGGCAGACGCAGACGCCCGGCCCGAAGGGCGGCACGCTCGTCGCGGACACGTTCTACGACGCCCGCGGCCTGGTGGAGAAGACGTTCGCTCCGTACTACACCACTGGTGGGCCCTCGACGAGTCTGTTCCTGCCGGACGACGCGCTGAGTGTGCAGTCCCAGACGCGTACCGTCTACGACGGCCTCGGCCGGGCCACGCAGGCACAGCAGATCGCGGGTAACGGCGACGGAGGTGCCGTCCTCAACACCACGAAGACGATCTACGGCGGGGACCGCACCACCGTGATCCCGCCCCAGGGCGCCACGGCCACCACCACGGTGACGGACGCGCGGGGACGCACGACCGAGCTGCGGCAGTTGCACTCGCACGACACCGACGCCGCCGCCGACGTGACGCGCTACACCTACGACGCACGGGGACAGCTCGCGACGGCGGCGGACCCGGCCGGCAACAAGTGGACGTACACCTACGACCAGATGGGTCGGCAGGTCGAGACGACCGACCCCGACAAGGGGAAGACGGTCACCGCGTACGACGACCGGGACCAGGTCGACCACACGACCGACGCCAAGGGGGTGAGCCTCTACAGCGTCTACGACGGCATGGGCCGCAAGACCCAGCTTCGTGAGGGCAGCACCAGCGGCACACTCCGGGCCGAATGGACATACGACTCCGCAATCGGTGGCAAGGCGCTGCCCGCCTCCAGCACCCGTTACGACAATGGGCAGGCGTACAAGTCCCAGGTCAGCTACTACGACGACCTGGGCCGGGCCATGAAGTCGTCCGTCACGATCCCCTCGACCGAGGGCGCGCTCGGCAAGACGTACAACTCCTCGACGACGTACCTGCGTTCCGGCCTCGTCTCCGGTGCGAGCACGAGCGCGGCCGGGGGTCTCACGGGCGGCAGCGTTTCCTACAGCTACGACGACGACACCCTGTGGCCGACCCGGGTGAGCGCGGACGGCCAGATCGCCGGACTCACCACGTACACCAACGACGGCAAGCCTGACGTCATCACTGTGGCCCCGGAAGGCAGTTCCAAGACCACGCAGGTCAAGAACAGCTACGAGTGGGGCACGCAGCGCCTGTCCGAGCAGGTCGTCTCCCGGCAGGACCAGCCCGGCATCGACCGCGATGCGGCCTATCACTACGACGAGGCCGGCAACATCACCTCAGTCGCGGACACCTCGCGTACCGGTACCGACAACCAGTGCTACATCTACGACTATCTCGGCCGCATCACCGAGGCGTGGGCGCAGGGCACGACGACCTGCTCCGGCAGTCCGGTGACCGCGGCCCTCGGTGGCCCCGCCCCGTACTGGCAGACCTTCACGTACGACGTGACCGGCAACCGGACCACACAGATCCAGCACGACCTGACCGGCAAGAACAACACCAAGACCACGTACACCTATCCCGCGGCCGGCGGCGCGCACCCCCACGCCCTCAGCCAGGCGATGACGACCGGCCCGACGGGCCAGCGGCTCGACGAGTACCACTACGACGAACTCGGCAACACCGACAAACGCCCCGGCCAGACCCTGAGCTGGGACGCGGAAGGCCACCTCGCCTCCGTCACGGAGGACAACGGCGACAAGACGTCGTACCTCTACGACGCGGACGGCAACCGTCTCATCGCCCGCACCCCGACCGAGACCACGCTCTACCTCGGCGGCACCGAAGTCACGCTGAAGAAGGGCGCGACCAAGGCCGAGGCCACCCGCTACACCGATCTCGGCAGCGGCATCACCGCCGTCCTGGCGGACAACGGCAAGTACCGCTACACCATCCCCGACCACCAGGGCACCGGTCAGCTCGCCGTCGATGCCGACACCCTGGCCATCCAGCAGCGTCGTACCACCCCCTTCGGCCAGCCACGCGGCACCACACCCGACAACTGGCCGGGGACCAAGGGCTTCGTCGGCGGCACCGACGACACCGAGAGCACCGGGCTCCAGCACCTCGGAGCCCGCGAGTACGACCCCCAGACGGGCCGCTTCATCAGCGTCGACCCGATCATGGACCTCACCGACCCTCAACAAATCAACGGCTACGCCTACAGCAACAACAGCCCGGTCACGTATGCGGACGCGAGCGGGCAGTGGCTCGACGACGGCACTGGGCACAGCCAACCCCGCGACGCCTCGCACTACACGCCGGACTACGCACACGGCCCGGCGATGGGACCCGCCCCGAAGAAGGCATCGCCCCCACAAGCGACGAAGTCGTCTGGCGGCGGAGGCTTCTGGGGCGGCGTTGCTAACGTCACCAAGGCAGCCGTGGGCAAGGCCGAGAGCGCCGGCAAGTGGGTTGCGAAGACGGCGAAGAAGGCTGCCGTCGCTACCTGGAACTGGGTCGACGACAACAAAGCGACGCTTGTCACAGTGGGGGTCGATGTTGGTTGCGGATTCGCCCTCGGGATTGTTACGGGCGGAGTAGGTCTCCTGGGAGCTGCCGGCTGCGGTGCACTCGGCGGCATGGCTGGGGGATTCGTCGGCAACGCAACGGACGAAAACGCCGATCACAGCACGACAGGAGTTCTCAAGGACGAACTCGCGGGCGGCGTCCTGGGCGGGGCGAGCGGTGCGGCCGGAGGAGCTCTCGGCCAGATCTCGCGCATGCTGACGCGGACGGCGAAGGTCAAGGGAGCAGGCGGGGGCGTGGGAAAGGCCTGCCACAGCTTCCTCCCCGGCACTGGCGTTCTACTGGCGGACGGCACGCATAAGGCGATCGAGAAACTCAAGCTGGGAGAAGAGGTTCTCGCCACCGACCCTGAAACCGGCGAGACCGTGAAGAAGAAGATCGTCTCCACCATCACCACGGAGGACGACAAGGACTTCACGGACCTCACCATCGCCACCGGCAAGGGGCATTCCGGAATCATCGCGACCGACACCCACCCCTTCTGGGTCCCCAACCTGAAGAAGTGGGTCAAGGCCGGCGACCTCCACCCCGGCCAGTGGCTCCGCACCAGCTCCGGTACCCACGTCCAGATCACTAACGTCAGCCACTACACCAAGCGGCAGCGGACTCACGACCTGACCATCGATGACGTCCACACGTACTATGTACTCGCTGGAACTACCCCGGTCTTGGTGCACAACTGCAATGAAGCGGGCGACTATCTCTATCGCGGAATTCCCAAGGGGCATCCCGCGTATGACGATGCCCTTCAGGGACATGCGGTGCCCAGAGGTGGCCATTCCGACCCTGGGCGCCATGCAGGAGGCAATACCGAAAGCGAGTTCACCTCGTGGACCCACGACTATGAAGGCGTGGCCCTTGATGCCGCAGAGGAGCTTGGTCCGGGTGGAATCGTTCTGAGGATTCCAAGATCCAGTGTTCCGAAGGGAATCGACACTCAGATTCACGGCACGGACTTGGAATCGTACGAGGAGATGGAGCACGCGCTCCGAGGCCCGGTAGGAGGCGCGGAGATCAGCATCAGCAGAGGGCCGTGGACTCTGCCAGGGGGGTAGGGTCCTGCATGAGACAGCCTGCTGGGGTCGAGCACGACAACTTGGCCCCAGCAGGCTATGACCTGGAGGTAAGTGACTTGGAGCGGATGGAACTCGCCGAACTCCTCGTAGGTGATAGGGAGATCTTCCGCCTTTGTAGGTCCGCATTGACTGGCGGTGCCGATTTTGAAGTATGGATCGAGCCGACATCGACGCGGGAGATCGCGTCCATCTATTCCCGTCGGATGCGGACCATGAATCGAACCGGGCAACCTTCAATCGGTGTAGCTGAGGCAGTTGCCGATCTCAAAGCGTGGGCAGATACGGAACTCCTCATCGGATATGTCGATGATCGCCCGACGGGCGGGTACTACTTCCAGATCTTCCTGACGGCGAGCTTCGAGAAGGTAATTTCATGCCTTGGGGTCCGACCCTCAGTGACGGATTCTGATCCGGCGGATTCGGAATAATTCTGTGCGGCTGAGAACTTCCGAGGCGACCCTTTGGAAATAGTGCAGAGGCCCCACCGGAGATTTCTTCCGGTGGGGCCTCTGGGGTATCTGGCGGCAGTAGTTGACGGCAACGTCAGCGGACGGGTGCGGCGCTGAGGGGCGGTTCGCCGCCTTCATCGAGCCGGTTGACGGCCCCGGCGGGGCCACGGAGGGCGTGGCTGAGGAGGTCGATGGCGTCGCGCTGGAGGCGGAGCCGGACGTGGGCGTACACGGTGGCGGTGACGCCGATGTGGGCGTGTCCCAACAGTTCCTTGATGACGACGAGTTCGACGCCCTGTTCCAGGAGGAGGGTCGCGGTCGAGTGGCGGAGGTCGTGGAAGCGGATCCGGTGAAGCCTCGCCCGGTGGAGCAGAGCGGTGAAGCGCCGGGTGAGGGTGGCCCCTTCAATCGGGGCACCGTTGGGTCGGGTGAAGACGTAGCCGCTGTCCTGCCAGTCCTTGCCTGCCGCTTTGCGTTCCTGGCGTTGTCGGTCGCGGTGCTGTTCGAGGGAGCGCAGGCATGGTGTCGGCAGGGCGATGCGCCGTTCGGAACTCTGTGTCTTGGTCGGGAGGGCGGTCAGGCCGCCGGAGTTGGTGCGCTGGAGGGTGCGTCGGATGCTGGCGGTTCCGCCGGCCAGGTCGAGGTCTTCCCAGCGCAGGCCGAGGAGTTCGCCTTTGCGGAGTCCGGTGCGCAGGGCGAGTTCGAACAGCGGCTGCAACCGGTGCCCACTGGTGGCGGCCAGGAACGTGCGCGCTTCGTCGGCGGTGAGGGGTTCGAAGCGGCGGGGGCGGGGTGTGCCGGTGCGGACATTGCGAGCGACGTTGCGTGGGATCTCCTCCTCACGTACCGCGTGCTCCAGGGCGGACTTGAGGACGGAGTGCACGTAGGCCAGGGTCAGGGGTGAGAGCTGCTTGGAGCAGCACCAAGCTGTCCTCC comes from Streptomyces sp. Tu6071 and encodes:
- a CDS encoding polymorphic toxin-type HINT domain-containing protein, with product MSTDHPVKGERGSAAEPRAKDKIPAHPKAPRHTWPKAGRHTVKVDATGGTGTKHLKRAGTSPISLAPVATAKTATRKAAKADTTTTAAEGAVETEVVSQARTEKAGVKGLLFTLVPQQAQTESTDKAGAVSVGVDYSSFAGAYGGSYASRLHLVSYPACVLTSPEKDACRRATPVETRNDTTTKSLTASAVALSAAAPTVLAAEADDKGEKGDYKATSLSDAASWNTNLNSGDFSWSYDFTTPDVPGGLAPSLNLGYSSGSIDGRTSNTNNQSSWVGDGFDLTTGSIERRYKPCADDGEKKNADGNRPGDLCWDYDNAFLSFNGKGGELVPTGTDSFKLQQDDGTRIDRLRDTARGNGDADGEYWRVTTPDGTRYYYGYNRLPGYASGNEATNSVWTVPVFGNNTGEPCHKDDFASSYCEQGWRWNLDYVVDTHGNAMTYHYTKESNSYGRNLKAEDDTTYTRGGYLDRIDYGLKSDKIYGAKPLAQVVLSNAERCLPESGVTCEASTIKDKSTYWYDTPWDLNCDAGSKCDEGRLSPSFWTRKRLTGITTQVLKADGTYGKVDSWALNHKWGMADTDYQLLLDSIQHTGQAASPAITLPKTTFAYTQLANRLDKTGDGYAPFIKSRLSTIDGETGSQVDVAYSEPACDASALPKPESNTTRCYPVYLNQDPDATTTEVQWFNKYVTTQVTASDRTGGAADMITRYEYMGPAAWHYNDSDGLTRKKYRTWDQWRGYGQTRVLTGGSDGMKSQQDTYFLRGMDGDRKDTTGGTKSVSVSLGSGEGDPITDLAPYAGYTYKTVTYDQPGGKILAKTVSLPWQYETAKKVRDWGAVTSNFSGAAQSMSWTSLDDGAGAKWRTTKTETIYDTVAGRAIKVNDLGDTGTADDDACTLTTYADNKTDNILSLPSRVETLSKACGASVDRAKDVVSDVRTAYDGGAYGAAPTKGDATRAAALKSYAGTKATYLEGETTYDGYGRTLTTTDLSANVTVDGDAAPARSTRTDGRTTTTAYTPATGFPTQVKTTTPPAKAGTATSSLTTSQTLETLRGLPVKATDANGNDTVTSYDALGRASKVWLADRQTTDLPSYEYTYFIKEGAPSAVGTRTIGNNDAQTRYSYTLYDGMLRARQTQTPGPKGGTLVADTFYDARGLVEKTFAPYYTTGGPSTSLFLPDDALSVQSQTRTVYDGLGRATQAQQIAGNGDGGAVLNTTKTIYGGDRTTVIPPQGATATTTVTDARGRTTELRQLHSHDTDAAADVTRYTYDARGQLATAADPAGNKWTYTYDQMGRQVETTDPDKGKTVTAYDDRDQVDHTTDAKGVSLYSVYDGMGRKTQLREGSTSGTLRAEWTYDSAIGGKALPASSTRYDNGQAYKSQVSYYDDLGRAMKSSVTIPSTEGALGKTYNSSTTYLRSGLVSGASTSAAGGLTGGSVSYSYDDDTLWPTRVSADGQIAGLTTYTNDGKPDVITVAPEGSSKTTQVKNSYEWGTQRLSEQVVSRQDQPGIDRDAAYHYDEAGNITSVADTSRTGTDNQCYIYDYLGRITEAWAQGTTTCSGSPVTAALGGPAPYWQTFTYDVTGNRTTQIQHDLTGKNNTKTTYTYPAAGGAHPHALSQAMTTGPTGQRLDEYHYDELGNTDKRPGQTLSWDAEGHLASVTEDNGDKTSYLYDADGNRLIARTPTETTLYLGGTEVTLKKGATKAEATRYTDLGSGITAVLADNGKYRYTIPDHQGTGQLAVDADTLAIQQRRTTPFGQPRGTTPDNWPGTKGFVGGTDDTESTGLQHLGAREYDPQTGRFISVDPIMDLTDPQQINGYAYSNNSPVTYADASGQWLDDGTGHSQPRDASHYTPDYAHGPAMGPAPKKASPPQATKSSGGGGFWGGVANVTKAAVGKAESAGKWVAKTAKKAAVATWNWVDDNKATLVTVGVDVGCGFALGIVTGGVGLLGAAGCGALGGMAGGFVGNATDENADHSTTGVLKDELAGGVLGGASGAAGGALGQISRMLTRTAKVKGAGGGVGKACHSFLPGTGVLLADGTHKAIEKLKLGEEVLATDPETGETVKKKIVSTITTEDDKDFTDLTIATGKGHSGIIATDTHPFWVPNLKKWVKAGDLHPGQWLRTSSGTHVQITNVSHYTKRQRTHDLTIDDVHTYYVLAGTTPVLVHNCNEAGDYLYRGIPKGHPAYDDALQGHAVPRGGHSDPGRHAGGNTESEFTSWTHDYEGVALDAAEELGPGGIVLRIPRSSVPKGIDTQIHGTDLESYEEMEHALRGPVGGAEISISRGPWTLPGG